One genomic region from Candidatus Nitrosopumilus koreensis AR1 encodes:
- a CDS encoding class I SAM-dependent methyltransferase, whose product MKCRFCNNELKTSFVDLGKSPMANSYLKDKNKMEPFYPLKTYVCSNCFLVQLEEFENPKQIFSDYAYFSSYSTTWVEHIREYVDEVIKKMKIDEKKQVIEIASNDGYLLQFFKKNNIPILGIEPASNIAKIANEKGIKTINEFFGEETAKKLAEEGQKADLLIGFNVLPHVPNLNDFMKGLKILLSDKGIITIQFSAYLLQLIQQNEFDVIYHEHFSYFSLFTLQKIFTKYNMTIFDVQEIPIHGGSLRIFIKHENNINFEISDNVEKQISKEIKFGIAEISKYPQFQKQTEQVKQNILELLIKIKKEGKSIAGYGAPAKGNTLLNYCGIGTDFIEYTVDKNPHKQNLYLPGTNIPVYPIDIIFEKKPDYVLILAWNFKEEIMEQMKQIRAWGAKFIVLIPEVVIL is encoded by the coding sequence ATGAAATGTAGATTTTGTAATAACGAATTAAAAACATCTTTTGTGGATTTGGGAAAATCACCAATGGCAAATTCATATCTAAAAGACAAAAACAAAATGGAGCCATTTTATCCTCTAAAAACATATGTATGTTCTAATTGTTTTTTGGTACAATTAGAAGAGTTTGAAAATCCAAAACAGATATTTTCAGATTATGCATATTTTTCTTCATATTCAACAACATGGGTGGAACATATCAGGGAATATGTTGATGAAGTAATTAAAAAAATGAAAATTGATGAAAAAAAACAAGTTATTGAAATTGCAAGTAATGACGGATACTTATTGCAATTTTTCAAAAAAAATAACATACCAATTTTAGGAATTGAACCTGCATCAAATATAGCAAAAATCGCTAATGAAAAAGGAATAAAAACCATAAATGAATTTTTTGGAGAAGAAACTGCAAAAAAACTAGCTGAGGAGGGGCAAAAAGCTGATTTATTGATTGGGTTTAATGTTTTGCCACATGTGCCAAATCTAAATGACTTTATGAAAGGATTAAAAATATTATTATCAGATAAAGGAATAATTACAATACAATTTTCAGCTTATCTATTACAATTAATCCAACAAAATGAATTTGATGTAATATATCATGAACATTTTTCATATTTTTCCTTATTTACACTTCAAAAAATTTTTACAAAATACAATATGACCATATTTGACGTTCAAGAAATTCCAATTCATGGAGGATCACTTAGAATATTCATTAAACATGAAAATAACATAAATTTTGAGATTTCAGATAATGTAGAAAAACAAATTTCCAAAGAAATAAAATTTGGGATTGCAGAAATTTCAAAATATCCTCAATTTCAAAAACAAACTGAACAAGTAAAACAAAATATCTTAGAATTGTTGATAAAAATCAAAAAAGAGGGAAAAAGTATTGCAGGATATGGAGCGCCTGCCAAAGGAAATACATTATTAAATTATTGTGGAATAGGCACTGATTTTATCGAATACACTGTAGACAAGAATCCCCATAAACAGAATCTGTACCTGCCAGGAACAAATATTCCAGTATATCCAATTGACATAATTTTTGAAAAAAAACCAGATTACGTATTGATTTTGGCTTGGAATTTTAAGGAAGAGATCATGGAGCAAATGAAACAAATTCGAGCATGGGGGGCAAAATTTATTGTATTAATTCCAGAGGTTGTCATCCTATGA
- a CDS encoding D-sedoheptulose-7-phosphate isomerase, with the protein MTTDKNFLIDFLDAQSTCISSLSKNVDQISQIVKILISARNSNKIIFTLGNGGSGSTASHFVSDLLKTALTKNQKRFKAISLVDNIPVILAWSNDVSYDEIFSEQLKNHLSKGDVVLAFSGSGRSKNIIKALKFAKKNGAICIGMTGSSGGLINNVCDVCIKIPSSDMLTIESQHLTLCHCITNAIRHKGKPVFKYE; encoded by the coding sequence ATGACCACAGATAAAAATTTTTTAATTGATTTTCTAGATGCTCAATCAACATGCATTTCATCTTTATCCAAAAATGTTGATCAAATATCACAAATTGTTAAAATTCTTATTTCTGCACGAAATTCTAACAAAATTATTTTTACTCTAGGTAATGGAGGTTCTGGTTCTACTGCATCTCACTTTGTTTCAGATTTATTAAAAACTGCTTTAACAAAAAATCAAAAACGATTCAAAGCAATTTCTCTTGTTGATAATATTCCGGTAATACTTGCATGGTCAAATGATGTTTCATATGATGAGATCTTTTCTGAGCAATTAAAAAATCACCTTTCAAAAGGTGACGTGGTACTTGCTTTTAGTGGTAGTGGAAGATCTAAAAATATCATAAAAGCCCTAAAATTTGCTAAAAAAAATGGTGCAATTTGTATTGGTATGACTGGTAGTTCTGGCGGTTTAATAAATAATGTATGTGATGTATGCATAAAAATTCCAAGTTCTGATATGTTAACTATTGAATCACAACATTTGACATTATGTCATTGCATTACGAATGCTATTAGACATAAAGGTAAACCTGTTTTTAAATATGAATAA
- a CDS encoding Rieske 2Fe-2S domain-containing protein: MTSDLIHIGGNSILSDLPQKITIKNRPYILTKNQNGNLILYSAICPHAQGIVEPTGKKQWRCPYHGWTFDPETGNSIVPPNSHLSSYDVIEKNDKLFADLKFVNNNIISTNLPYHKNNLKSKFPKITLITQACLLVEWDGFNLLMDPWIEGLALCGSWTHFPPSQFTVQNLPKIDAIWISHEHSDHLHPYTLSLLDKNIPVYVPDFDNERLGKIVKKIGFKNVISMPPFQSFNLTKSIELISFKASMNFSDNILYLRTGEFTMLNFNDSGINWNIKDKVDHVDLVCAQFSRLPATTYPSNWTHLNEETKKQIIKEKNLASLKQLKLLVDVFKPDFFLPMASFVALFPPELLPFQKIKKGISLNDVKEQFKSSDVKVLDLIPGESWDENKNFISRVDSREKFFDDDYLLSYLKKINNDETMTQFLLTNDNLTHNQLKKYFLNFKNFDIVRFIGNMDFCLTTFSEKNSLYSLISFRDGDIIYQELSKPEKCELSMSIPMPVVAEIINNDLSWDEAFYWTTFHRDPDEYNLAFWKFMHAPWRSFNNAEWIQSNDPNMLGNVSIATLVEQGGKSVSDILEKYGLFCIGCSKSIGENLNDGCAIHGIPNNKRLKLIDEIKSKIKSLQ; encoded by the coding sequence ATGACTTCTGATTTAATCCATATTGGAGGCAACTCTATTTTGTCAGATTTGCCACAAAAAATAACTATCAAAAACCGACCCTACATTTTAACTAAAAATCAAAATGGTAATTTGATTTTATACAGTGCGATTTGTCCTCACGCTCAAGGAATTGTTGAGCCTACTGGAAAAAAACAATGGAGATGTCCTTATCATGGATGGACTTTTGATCCAGAGACTGGAAATTCTATAGTTCCGCCAAATTCGCATTTATCTTCATATGATGTAATTGAAAAAAATGATAAATTATTTGCTGATTTAAAATTTGTAAATAATAATATCATATCTACTAATCTACCATATCATAAAAATAATCTTAAAAGTAAATTTCCCAAAATTACATTAATCACCCAAGCTTGTTTGTTGGTAGAATGGGATGGATTCAATCTATTAATGGATCCTTGGATTGAAGGACTTGCATTATGTGGTTCATGGACGCATTTTCCTCCTTCACAATTTACTGTTCAAAATTTACCTAAAATTGATGCAATATGGATTTCTCATGAACATAGTGATCATCTTCATCCATATACCTTATCTTTGTTAGACAAAAATATTCCAGTTTACGTACCTGATTTTGATAATGAACGACTCGGTAAAATTGTAAAAAAAATTGGATTTAAAAATGTCATATCAATGCCCCCATTCCAATCATTTAATTTGACAAAATCTATAGAACTTATTTCATTCAAAGCTTCAATGAATTTTAGTGATAATATTCTCTATTTACGAACTGGGGAATTTACAATGTTGAATTTTAATGATAGTGGAATTAACTGGAATATTAAAGATAAAGTTGATCATGTAGATTTGGTTTGTGCTCAATTTTCAAGATTACCCGCTACAACTTATCCTAGTAACTGGACTCATCTAAACGAAGAAACAAAAAAACAAATTATTAAAGAAAAAAATCTTGCTTCATTAAAACAATTAAAATTATTGGTAGATGTCTTTAAACCAGATTTTTTCCTACCTATGGCATCATTTGTAGCACTCTTCCCTCCTGAACTTTTACCATTTCAAAAAATAAAGAAGGGAATTTCTCTCAATGATGTAAAAGAACAATTCAAATCTTCAGATGTGAAGGTTTTAGACTTGATTCCTGGAGAATCATGGGATGAAAATAAAAATTTTATTTCAAGAGTTGATAGTCGAGAGAAATTCTTTGATGACGATTATTTATTATCATATCTAAAAAAAATCAATAATGATGAAACAATGACACAATTTCTCTTAACAAATGACAATCTGACACATAATCAATTAAAAAAATATTTTTTAAATTTTAAAAATTTTGACATAGTACGTTTTATTGGAAATATGGATTTTTGTTTAACAACGTTTTCAGAAAAAAATTCCCTTTATTCTTTAATCTCGTTTAGAGATGGTGATATTATATATCAAGAATTATCAAAACCTGAAAAATGTGAACTTTCAATGTCCATTCCAATGCCAGTTGTTGCTGAAATTATTAACAATGATCTTTCATGGGATGAGGCTTTCTATTGGACAACTTTTCATAGAGATCCTGACGAATACAATTTAGCGTTCTGGAAATTTATGCATGCTCCTTGGAGATCTTTTAACAATGCAGAATGGATACAAAGTAATGATCCTAACATGTTGGGGAATGTATCTATAGCAACACTTGTTGAACAAGGAGGAAAATCTGTTTCAGATATTTTAGAAAAATATGGTCTGTTTTGTATAGGGTGTAGCAAATCTATTGGTGAAAATCTAAACGATGGATGTGCTATACATGGAATTCCAAATAACAAACGATTAAAATTAATAGATGAAATCAAATCAAAAATTAAATCCTTACAATAA
- a CDS encoding D-glycero-alpha-D-manno-heptose-1,7-bisphosphate 7-phosphatase, translating to MNKKKAIFLDRDGILNRNRDDYVKDISELEIFPNIENFIKKLQASGFLIIVVSNQSAINRGLTTHSNVDEIHASIQAYLNKFGANIDNFYYCPHTPAENCTCRKPKPGLLIKAIDDFSIDPLSSWMVGDRDSDVDAGESVGCKTIKIQENSCDFENILKTILS from the coding sequence ATGAATAAAAAAAAAGCAATTTTTTTAGATCGTGATGGAATTTTAAATCGAAACCGAGATGATTATGTCAAAGATATTTCTGAATTAGAAATTTTTCCCAATATTGAAAATTTTATTAAAAAATTACAAGCATCTGGGTTTTTGATAATTGTTGTAAGTAATCAATCTGCCATTAATAGAGGCTTAACTACACATAGTAATGTAGATGAAATACATGCTTCTATACAGGCTTATCTAAACAAATTTGGAGCAAATATTGATAATTTTTATTATTGTCCTCACACTCCTGCCGAAAATTGTACATGTAGAAAGCCTAAACCTGGATTATTAATTAAAGCAATTGATGATTTTTCTATAGACCCTTTATCTAGTTGGATGGTGGGTGATAGAGATTCTGATGTTGATGCAGGTGAATCTGTTGGTTGTAAAACTATAAAGATTCAAGAAAATTCTTGTGATTTTGAAAATATTCTTAAAACAATATTATCTTAA
- a CDS encoding D-glycero-D-manno-heptose 7-phosphate kinase — MIVGITPVRISFAGGGTDLPEFYNDFEGNVLTTTIDQFTYVIFQHRNDTSFQSFSPDFQKHYKATELKQIEIEDGTEIASSIIKFLDYNYGSNITVCSDAPPGSGLGSSSSLAVNLVNVITKLQKKNWQSSEIAETAFKIEREILHWPMGKQDEYATAFGGFNFIKFTSEKTTVSPISLSNSLKTELQKNLVLFFVGKTRESSPILSNQIERIKQKNQNILKSLQYVKDLSLEMCDSIKKSDITKFGELLHKGWEAKKQFSDGVSNQKIDDIYNSALKSGALGGKLTGAGGGGHMLLYCESSKQPSLIKKMNSLGLQKVNSTFYDDGPKILNLYDFATSDKT, encoded by the coding sequence ATGATAGTTGGAATAACTCCTGTCAGAATTAGTTTTGCCGGCGGAGGTACTGATCTACCTGAATTCTATAATGATTTTGAGGGTAATGTACTTACTACAACCATTGATCAATTTACTTATGTTATTTTTCAACATAGGAATGACACTTCATTTCAATCATTTTCTCCAGATTTTCAAAAACATTACAAAGCCACTGAACTAAAACAAATAGAAATTGAAGATGGAACTGAAATTGCTTCTTCAATAATAAAATTTTTAGATTACAATTATGGTTCAAATATTACTGTTTGCAGTGATGCTCCACCAGGTTCTGGTTTAGGATCATCAAGTTCTTTAGCTGTTAATTTAGTAAATGTTATAACAAAACTTCAAAAGAAAAATTGGCAAAGCTCAGAAATAGCTGAAACTGCTTTTAAGATTGAACGGGAGATACTTCATTGGCCAATGGGAAAACAAGATGAATATGCAACAGCATTTGGAGGTTTTAATTTTATAAAATTTACTTCAGAAAAAACAACTGTTTCGCCTATATCGTTATCTAACTCATTAAAAACTGAATTACAAAAAAACTTGGTTTTATTTTTTGTTGGAAAGACACGAGAAAGCTCTCCCATTCTATCTAATCAAATCGAACGAATAAAACAAAAAAATCAAAATATTTTAAAATCGTTACAATATGTCAAAGATTTATCACTCGAAATGTGTGATTCCATTAAAAAATCCGATATTACAAAATTTGGAGAATTACTTCACAAAGGTTGGGAAGCAAAAAAACAATTTTCAGATGGTGTGTCTAATCAAAAAATTGATGATATCTATAATTCCGCTTTAAAATCAGGTGCGTTAGGAGGCAAACTAACTGGAGCCGGTGGTGGTGGTCATATGCTACTATATTGTGAATCGAGCAAGCAACCTTCTTTAATTAAAAAAATGAATTCCTTAGGTTTACAAAAAGTAAATTCTACATTTTATGATGATGGTCCTAAAATTCTAAACTTATATGACTTTGCTACTTCTGATAAAACATGA
- a CDS encoding glucose-1-phosphate cytidylyltransferase has translation MKAVILAGGLGTRISEETKVKPKPMVEIGGKPILWHIMNRYALFGMKEFIVCSGYKKEKIIEFFEDEKNFPEDWNIKIIDTGLDTMTGGRLKQIKKYCTETFCFTYGDTLNDLDISKLIEFHHKNKKIATVTACQPPGRFGVLEIENEVVTKFMEKPKGDNNWVNGGYFVLEPKIFDYIENDLTIFEETPMKELVQNGQLVAYKHSGFYQPMDTMNDKNRLEKMWINNEALWMKI, from the coding sequence TTGAAAGCAGTAATTTTAGCGGGAGGATTAGGAACTAGGATCAGTGAAGAAACCAAAGTTAAACCAAAACCAATGGTAGAGATTGGAGGAAAACCAATTTTATGGCACATTATGAACAGATATGCATTATTTGGTATGAAAGAATTCATAGTTTGTTCAGGGTACAAAAAGGAAAAAATTATAGAATTTTTTGAAGATGAAAAAAATTTTCCAGAAGATTGGAATATAAAAATAATTGATACAGGGTTAGATACAATGACCGGAGGCAGACTAAAACAAATTAAAAAATACTGTACAGAAACTTTTTGTTTTACATATGGAGACACATTAAATGATCTTGATATTTCAAAATTAATAGAATTTCATCATAAAAATAAAAAAATTGCAACAGTTACAGCATGTCAACCTCCAGGAAGATTCGGGGTTTTAGAAATTGAAAATGAGGTTGTTACCAAATTTATGGAAAAACCAAAAGGAGATAATAATTGGGTTAATGGAGGGTATTTTGTTTTAGAACCCAAAATTTTTGATTATATTGAAAATGACCTAACAATTTTTGAAGAAACTCCGATGAAGGAATTAGTTCAAAATGGCCAATTAGTGGCGTATAAACACTCAGGATTTTATCAACCTATGGATACAATGAATGATAAAAATAGATTAGAAAAAATGTGGATAAATAATGAAGCTCTTTGGATGAAAATATAA
- a CDS encoding SDR family NAD(P)-dependent oxidoreductase has product MFAGKKILITGGTGSLGRALTKKLLKEDVDTIRIYSRDELKQSQMQSEIQDDRLRFFIGDVRDKDRLSRAVEEVDIVIHTAALKQIATAEYNPFEAVKTNVYGSQNLIDCCLDNNVDIALAIGTDKAVSPLNTYGASKMLMERLFVSANYYKGKRKTKFLCVRYGNVLGSRGSLLPVMLSQIKNNEEITITDPSMTRFNISMNEALELILRTLKYGKGGEVFVPKLKAYRVKEMKEAIMELTNANNNEKRIPVRPGEKFHETLISKEELRNTFESDKDYIIFEKQNQNYDYNSIKEVKSTILTENYSSDLVPELTKNEIKAILKKENLI; this is encoded by the coding sequence ATGTTTGCAGGAAAAAAGATTCTCATTACTGGTGGAACTGGTTCACTAGGAAGAGCCTTAACAAAGAAATTATTAAAAGAAGATGTAGATACAATTCGAATTTACAGTAGAGACGAATTGAAACAATCACAAATGCAAAGTGAGATTCAAGATGATAGATTAAGGTTTTTTATCGGAGATGTAAGAGACAAAGATCGACTTTCAAGAGCTGTTGAAGAAGTAGATATTGTAATTCATACTGCAGCTCTAAAACAAATAGCTACTGCTGAGTATAATCCATTTGAAGCTGTAAAAACAAATGTTTATGGTTCTCAAAACTTGATTGATTGTTGTTTAGATAACAATGTAGATATTGCTTTAGCAATTGGAACAGATAAGGCTGTTTCACCACTAAATACCTATGGAGCATCTAAAATGCTAATGGAAAGACTTTTTGTATCTGCAAATTATTACAAAGGAAAACGTAAAACAAAATTTTTGTGTGTTAGATATGGAAATGTCTTAGGTAGCAGAGGGTCTCTTTTACCTGTAATGTTATCACAGATAAAAAATAATGAAGAAATAACAATCACAGATCCAAGTATGACAAGATTCAATATTAGTATGAATGAAGCATTAGAACTAATTCTTAGAACACTGAAATATGGAAAAGGAGGAGAAGTATTTGTTCCAAAATTAAAAGCATACAGAGTAAAAGAAATGAAAGAAGCAATAATGGAATTAACTAATGCCAATAACAATGAGAAGAGAATTCCAGTTAGACCAGGTGAAAAATTTCATGAGACATTAATTAGTAAAGAGGAACTGAGGAATACATTTGAAAGTGATAAAGATTACATAATTTTTGAAAAACAAAATCAAAATTATGATTATAATTCAATAAAAGAAGTCAAAAGTACTATTTTAACTGAGAATTATTCGTCTGATCTAGTACCAGAATTAACAAAAAATGAAATCAAAGCAATTCTCAAAAAAGAAAATCTGATATAG
- a CDS encoding NAD-dependent epimerase/dehydratase family protein yields the protein MNILVTGAGGYVGSNLIPELVKDGHFVKCLDRFFFGKDFLLSFQDTNQIELIQDDIRWFDPKILDDVDIVFDLAALSNDPVGELNPEKTFEINHLGRVRVATESKKHGVPRYILASSASVYGQQDNLANEDVEVFPITAYSKANHKAEIDVLKLSDEKFCVSVMRFASLYGFSPRMRFDISVNSMVLDLFKTGKIVVRGKNNKRPFLHVQDAVNAYKLILKADTASINGEIFNVGNEEQNYSIGQLAELIAQSVGIKYELELGDNNDHRSYAASFDKIRNTLGFKPEKNISFGANEIYEKLKAGQITDSTKTITLKWYQHIESDPELSKILKINGKLL from the coding sequence ATGAATATTTTAGTTACTGGTGCAGGAGGCTATGTTGGATCTAATTTAATACCTGAACTTGTTAAAGATGGACACTTTGTCAAATGTCTTGATAGGTTCTTTTTTGGAAAAGATTTTCTGTTATCTTTCCAAGACACAAATCAAATCGAATTAATTCAAGATGATATACGTTGGTTTGATCCAAAAATTTTAGATGATGTTGACATTGTTTTTGACTTGGCTGCATTGTCAAATGATCCTGTTGGTGAATTGAACCCTGAGAAAACTTTTGAAATAAATCACTTAGGTAGAGTCCGAGTTGCAACTGAAAGTAAAAAACATGGTGTACCTAGATATATTCTTGCATCTAGTGCTAGTGTATATGGCCAACAAGATAATTTAGCAAATGAGGATGTAGAAGTTTTTCCAATAACTGCATATTCCAAAGCTAATCATAAAGCGGAAATTGATGTCTTGAAATTATCTGATGAAAAATTTTGTGTTTCTGTAATGAGATTTGCTAGTCTTTATGGATTTTCTCCTCGTATGAGATTTGATATTTCAGTTAATAGTATGGTATTGGATCTTTTTAAAACTGGAAAAATTGTTGTTAGAGGAAAAAATAACAAACGACCGTTTTTGCATGTTCAAGATGCTGTTAATGCTTATAAATTAATTTTAAAAGCAGACACGGCCTCCATAAATGGCGAAATTTTCAATGTGGGAAATGAAGAACAAAACTATTCCATTGGTCAATTAGCTGAATTGATAGCTCAATCTGTTGGAATAAAATATGAATTAGAATTAGGTGATAATAATGATCACCGATCTTATGCTGCATCATTTGATAAAATCCGAAACACTTTAGGGTTCAAACCTGAAAAAAATATCTCATTTGGTGCAAATGAAATTTATGAAAAATTAAAAGCTGGTCAAATTACTGATTCTACAAAAACCATTACTCTCAAATGGTATCAACATATTGAATCTGATCCAGAATTATCTAAAATTTTAAAAATAAATGGAAAGTTGCTCTGA
- a CDS encoding SDR family oxidoreductase: MKKGNINRPKLLILGGTGLVGSTLASYAQKIFDIHLTYCTNLPLSTLSSTKISLPDELSKLENLIVQYDPDVIVHTVSHPSVDWCQENRDLANFLHVNLTENIAKFASKINSTLIYLSTDWVFDGTRNNKYTENDSTNPINHYGVTKLLAEKIVLDYPQNVVLRPAVIYGWHKKSRFTNWIIDTLKEKKYVDPHVDQYATPTLVDDLALAIIKIIENKSSGLFHSTGKSCVNRFEFATQIAEIFNLDTNLIKPVTQSEKPQKAPRPNRTCLDSSKLENLINFNFHDITSGIEFIFEQSQKSNYE, translated from the coding sequence ATGAAAAAAGGAAACATCAATCGTCCAAAATTGCTTATTCTAGGAGGAACTGGGCTTGTTGGAAGTACATTGGCATCATATGCTCAAAAGATTTTTGATATACATTTGACTTATTGTACAAATTTACCTCTTTCTACTTTATCTTCTACAAAAATTTCCTTACCTGATGAATTATCAAAACTTGAAAATTTGATTGTTCAATATGATCCTGATGTTATTGTTCATACAGTTTCTCATCCAAGTGTAGATTGGTGTCAAGAAAATCGTGACCTGGCAAATTTTCTTCATGTAAATCTTACAGAAAATATTGCTAAATTTGCTAGTAAAATCAATTCAACTTTAATTTATTTGTCTACTGATTGGGTTTTTGATGGAACAAGAAATAACAAATATACTGAAAATGATTCTACCAACCCCATTAATCATTATGGAGTTACAAAACTTTTAGCTGAAAAAATAGTCTTAGACTATCCTCAAAATGTAGTTTTAAGACCTGCAGTAATTTATGGTTGGCATAAAAAATCTAGATTTACTAACTGGATCATAGATACTCTCAAAGAAAAAAAATATGTTGATCCTCATGTAGATCAATATGCTACTCCAACTTTAGTGGATGATTTAGCACTTGCAATAATTAAAATCATTGAAAATAAATCATCTGGTTTATTCCATTCAACTGGCAAAAGTTGTGTTAATAGATTTGAATTTGCAACACAAATTGCTGAAATTTTTAATTTAGATACAAATTTGATTAAACCCGTGACTCAAAGTGAAAAACCACAAAAAGCTCCAAGGCCAAACCGTACATGTTTGGATTCAAGTAAATTAGAAAATTTAATAAATTTTAATTTTCATGATATTACTTCTGGAATTGAGTTTATTTTTGAACAATCTCAAAAATCTAATTATGAGTAA
- a CDS encoding glycosyltransferase family 2 protein encodes MEKNNDSNKFSSGISIGLPVYNGEKFLEKRIKGILNQTFQDFEIIISNNASTDATEKICLEMQKQDSRITYHKQSTNIGGMSNFDYVLQNAKREFFVWAAVDDEWDSKFLEKNFEFLVKNKEFVGSVSKEDFIKSNEDEKKL; translated from the coding sequence ATGGAAAAAAATAATGATTCAAATAAATTTTCCTCAGGAATTTCGATTGGATTACCTGTATATAATGGAGAAAAATTTCTTGAGAAAAGAATCAAAGGAATTTTGAATCAAACATTTCAAGATTTTGAAATTATTATTTCAAATAATGCATCTACAGATGCAACAGAAAAAATTTGTTTAGAAATGCAAAAACAAGATAGTCGAATTACATATCATAAACAATCTACGAATATTGGAGGTATGTCAAATTTTGATTATGTTTTACAAAATGCAAAAAGAGAGTTTTTTGTATGGGCTGCAGTAGATGATGAATGGGATTCAAAATTTTTAGAAAAGAATTTTGAATTTCTTGTTAAAAATAAAGAATTTGTGGGGTCAGTTTCCAAAGAAGATTTTATAAAATCAAATGAAGATGAAAAAAAATTGTAA
- the rfbC gene encoding dTDP-4-dehydrorhamnose 3,5-epimerase: MKFHELKIKGVFIVEIEKIEDERGFFARTWDKNEFLKNNLNPEIVQCNISFNSKKGTIRGMHYQESPYEEAKIVKCVKGKVFEVFIDLRKNSETFKKWGSVELSSEENFELYVPEGFALGFQTLEDNTELFYQMSQYYMPENANGIRWDDPMFNIKWPMTPSIISQKDKDWTNFKD, translated from the coding sequence ATGAAATTCCACGAGTTAAAGATCAAAGGCGTATTCATCGTTGAAATAGAAAAAATTGAAGATGAAAGAGGGTTTTTTGCAAGGACTTGGGATAAAAATGAGTTTTTAAAAAATAATTTGAATCCAGAAATTGTTCAGTGCAATATATCATTTAATTCTAAAAAAGGAACAATACGTGGAATGCATTATCAAGAATCACCTTATGAAGAAGCAAAAATTGTAAAATGTGTGAAGGGTAAAGTCTTTGAAGTGTTTATTGATTTGAGAAAAAATTCTGAAACATTCAAGAAATGGGGAAGTGTTGAATTAAGTTCAGAAGAAAATTTTGAGTTATATGTACCAGAAGGATTTGCATTAGGGTTTCAAACATTAGAAGACAATACAGAATTATTTTATCAAATGTCACAGTATTACATGCCAGAGAATGCAAATGGGATAAGATGGGACGATCCAATGTTCAATATTAAATGGCCAATGACGCCATCAATAATTTCTCAAAAAGATAAAGATTGGACAAACTTTAAAGATTGA
- a CDS encoding cytidylyltransferase domain-containing protein, protein MIGCIIQARMGSTRLPGKVLMNLDNEHNLLHFILKQIGYSKSIDEIIIATTTLPEDKQIVSFCKQMNVKYFCGSINDVLSRYFECAKNFSLDIVVRITSDCPLIDPNIIDSLIKIFVDNEYDYVSTHLPRTFPQGSADIEVFSFETLKHVHEKALKPSEREHVTPFIYNNPDKFSIYNYEHETDFSKLKWSVDKKNDLHFVQEIVKRINERPILTADILDVLKKEPELKKINKDHILNEGYKKSLEEDKKLGF, encoded by the coding sequence ATGATTGGATGCATAATTCAGGCAAGAATGGGTTCAACAAGACTTCCAGGAAAAGTGCTAATGAATTTAGATAATGAACATAATTTGCTTCATTTTATTCTTAAGCAAATAGGATACTCAAAAAGTATTGATGAAATAATTATTGCAACTACAACTCTACCCGAAGATAAACAAATTGTAAGTTTTTGTAAACAAATGAATGTCAAATATTTTTGTGGTTCAATCAATGATGTTTTGTCAAGATATTTTGAATGTGCAAAAAATTTTTCTTTAGATATTGTTGTTAGAATAACATCTGATTGTCCTCTAATTGATCCAAACATAATTGATTCACTCATAAAAATTTTCGTTGATAATGAATATGACTACGTTTCTACTCATTTACCTAGAACTTTTCCTCAAGGAAGTGCAGATATAGAAGTTTTTTCTTTTGAAACACTAAAACATGTACATGAAAAGGCATTAAAACCATCAGAACGAGAACATGTGACTCCTTTTATCTATAACAACCCTGACAAATTTTCTATTTATAATTATGAACACGAAACAGATTTTTCAAAATTAAAATGGTCTGTAGATAAAAAAAATGATTTACATTTTGTACAAGAAATAGTAAAACGGATCAATGAACGTCCAATTTTAACTGCTGACATTCTTGATGTGTTAAAAAAAGAACCTGAATTAAAAAAAATCAATAAAGACCACATTCTGAATGAAGGATATAAAAAATCGTTAGAAGAAGACAAAAAATTAGGATTTTAA